GTGGTGGAGGAAAGGTGATTAACTCTATCAACTGCGTTGAAGAAAATGAGATTCCAGACATGTTGAATGTTATGGAAGAAAAAGGTGGTGGATCTTGGATTATGGATTTGGGATGTTGAATGTTACGGAGGAAAAAGGTGGTGGATCTTAGATAATGGATTCGGGATGCAGTTTCCATATGAGCTCGAATCTGAATTGGTTTAAAGAGATCAAGGAGATCACTGGATCAGTAATACTTGGGAATAATGAAGTTTGCCATGTGAGGGGAATAGACAAAGTGATGATGAAGATGGATGATGGCTTTATAAAAATCCTAACTGACGTGAGATGTATCtttgagattaaaaaaaaaggaatcttATATCATTAGGTTTGCTTGAATAGGAGTTTTGGTTCTACTAGAGGAAAGATGATGGTGACAACGGACATCGAGATTGAAGGTAGAAAGAGGAGAGAGTTTGTATTATATCCTGGCAGCTGTTCCAAAGCcatatactctctctgtccgcgaataggagttctgtttttccattttagttcatCCATAAATAGGAATCCCGATTCAAAAtgactataaatggtaaagagggCATTACATTCCAcgaactcatttcactcacacaTCATTTAAGACTACTCCCCCGTCCCCCAAATTGTCACaatttgaccgggcacgggttttaagaaatgtaatgaaaagtgagttaaaaaagttgagtcctacttttaaattattagttttataataaaatgtagtgagaataagttagtggaatgtggagtccactaccaaaaatggtaaaaagtgataTGTGATCAATTTTGTGGGACGGgcggaaatgaaaaaatgtgataaaatttcacaaactttCGTTcactcactttttttttaatatttcttaaaatccgtgcccaaaaaaaatgagactcctattcgcagacgaagggagtaatggGGAAGCTGATAATGTTAAGGCTGATAGCTTAACTGCTCAAGGCTTTGGCATATGAGACTTGCGCATCCAGCAAAAGGCAGCATAAAAGAAGAAAGGAGTGGTTCTAAGAAGTGATGAAGAGAACTAGGCTTCATGTGAAGATTGTATTCTTGGTAAATCTAAGTAGCTTCCATGTCAAATCCTAGAGGACGTAAATATTATGACAATCATTGATGGAAAGTATGGGTTGGGAGGTGCACCAAACCAGTACACTAGTAGttatagaaaaaataattagagaGAGAAGTTATAATAAATAGTAAGAGGAAAGTTTTTCAACTATTTGTCCAAGCTTATACACATAAATTATGGTAGGTCAGTCTTGTTCATGCACTGAAAAGTTAATTAACTAGATGGGATCCTTATAAATGGTCAAGCGTGAGCTCCTTCATGAGTCGTAATTTACACTTGTTGACAGAATAAAATACTACAAATCCAAAACCAATGGTAAGTAATCTACATGCATGAGTATTGTTACAAATTAGAATGTCATTAAAGAAGATTAATTTATGTAAACACGTAGCGAATACTTGAATTGTAAGTGATCTACTCACAGAGTTGTTACAAATCAGAATGTCAGGGAAGAAGATTATCATAAATTTATGCAAACATAGCTGACTACAATGTAGACGAAGCATTCGTCAATGAATTCTAAATGCTCATCATGTGTGCAAATTGCAGTAAATATCAGCTTCATATTATCATTCCTATTATCGATGGTAACTAGAACGGATATCAAGATGATGAAATACTTAGATATCCAAATAACTTTTTGAACTGAGGATGGAGAATTTATCCAGCACATCATAACCACATTCAATACCTTGTAGTGGACACAAGTTCTATTTTGACAAGAGCATGGGTGAGGCAAAAGGACATTAGCTTGGTTAGATAATAATAAGCTGCAAACTTCTTTAAACTGAACAGTAGCGAAGGTGATTAGTCTAAATTAAACAAAGACATCCCTGAATTGTATTTTTAAACATAGTAGTACGGAATAAGAAGGAAATATATGACATACATTTTAATTCAGTGAACGATTTCATACAGATTATGAGCAATTAGACAACACAACTAGCATTAGTGGACAAACACATAGTAGCAGAATTTGAACATAAACAAAACTATTTTAGATAGGGTGAAAGCTGATGATGGGTTCATGCATGATATATTCATTCTGATAAACATATCTAATATCAGACATAGTAGAGAGTGGAACAATCAAGCCTCCACCTCTGGTTTAACCCTCCACTCCTTGAGTTCCAAAGGGCTGTCCCAGTGACAGTTGACGATTGCTTGTATAGtagcagcttcttctccctCCCCTCCATCTTTTTTCACAGCCAGAGTCAAATACACTAGGCCATAGCACGGGTTTGAGCTGACCGCTTTCACAACTTCCACAAGCTCAAAACTTTTGCTTTTCTGCAATTAAAGCTTTCAATCATAAATAAACAGAACCACCCCATCCAATTGTTTGACATTAaacatatatgtatgtatagcATACCTTGATTTCATCAATCGCAACCTGTGCTAGCTTGTAGATAAAATCACGTTGGTTGGGGTAAGACATCATATTAGGGAAGAAATTAACCAAGCCCGCATGTAACCAACCAGGAATATGCACATCCACATCAAAACCCTACCATATCACataattcaatcaattaatcaaAACTAAGCTAACTccaaattgaataaataaaattagtactATTAAGATATTTAGGGGATTGGATGGACTTACACCGCTATTGCGGACTTGGCTTATGTATTTTAGAACAGCCTCGCGGTCGTAAGGATGTTCTTTCATATCGTTTATATCTTCCTCGTCGTCATCACTTGCGACATAATCTACCATAGGATCGAAATCTTCCTTTTCGAAGATCATCTTTTTTTTGTAGATACTCAATAGACCAAAGAAATCTGTGAATTCCAAAACCTCCTTCGTTTTCTTAGCCTCCTTCGCCATGCCGGAATCGATTTCCTTAATATCATTTCCTCTTTTTCGTTTACCAAACAAATCCAAATCGGATGTTGTTTCTCCAATCGAGAAATTAGGAGATTTCACAGAAGATGGCTCTCCAGTCGAGAAATTAGGGTCTGCCATCGAATATGATACGTTTTCACACGATCTCTCTGTTTTCCTCTATGTGAATGTttcatgatatatatatatatatatatatatatatatatatatatatatatatatatatatatatatatagggttgcgttaaagatagaaccattcttaagtgtagaacctagaactctacatattttattcattggatgaggaaaaaatgacggtcaagattaaaaatcatacatattagactatgttttcacgacattccggactcaacatgtgaaaaaactcacatgttgatgaagaatgaatgaaacgaagaagagtccatgcatgctttattttttcacttctctgcattcacccattaataatagttttggttgtaatgggaagttgctgtgcaaatcaacaccattggattaaaagatctaacgagctccgtttggcatttgttctacgtttaagaatggttctacgtttaagaatggttctatcttgatcacaatcctatatatatatatatatataatatatatatatatattcatttccttttttttttttcatattttctcctttttccttcttgatctcagccccacgattttgtcatccgacggttagattagtgtcacgtgtcatttaataatgcagatttttccgttgaataatgcacaccgactaataatgcaccattatagtgtaataatgcagattttcccttgaataatgcacaccgactaataatgcaccattatagtgtaataatgcagatcatctggaccgttgatgaatgaaatctaacggctcatattaagaagaatagaggatctaagggatgaataggagaataacgctcccatatatatatatatacatatagggagctgatcaaaataaaaatgcatttaaatccagaaatgcagaccaaaatatatatatatatatatatagggagatgatcaaaataaaattgcatttaaatctagaaatgcagaccaaaacTTGGCCCTAAGATTAGATGATCTagtggtcaataattaaccaaaaacacggaatttcataattaagcaattttatgtcatattataatatttggatttaatgtcatgctaaaatcattttaggtcatgctttgttagcatgacctaaaaatcaactaactatgacctaaaagtgccctacgtatgacattgttctgcgtttctgtatttaaatttagttttgcatagatcaaaaccctctatatatatatatatatatggggtgATCAAAACAATGGGCTGGACTGGATGATGGGCCACCAACTCCCTTAAATCAATAAATACCCAATAATACATCAAGCATTTCAAAACCGTCAAATTCTACGAAATcacataaatattattttatcctTTTTATCCATTATTTAACTAATTGATCTTTAGTACtccttccattttttttaaaaacagcaattatttctattttggaccgtttcttaaaaataaaaattttagaatctttctattttataatatagaccCTACAATCTACTGCTACTATACTTTCACtatcttttctctctttttctcttactttactcatttttcttttcttatctcttactttaccaatttttctcacttactttatcagttgtgtattaaaactcgtgccgttttaaatttttctattttttgaatacgaAAAGAGtaataattacaaaaaatttTACGTGTTTAGCAATTGCTCATCATCGATCATCATCTGCGAAATAATAGAATGGAACTGTCATTCCATTCTCACATTCATATCATTCTCATCTCACCTCTATctcattccatcataccaagaagcCCAATAGCGTAGTTGGTTAGCTCATTCACCTCACCGCTGAAACGTTCTATGATGTTTATTTTTCACAGTTATAGTTCCATATAAATTTTGGAATTTGAAGataacaaatttcacacataCTAATACGGAGTATTTATTAAATACATAAATGTGTAAGATAATAAAGTGGTGTTTTTTTACAACCTAATGCCAATAAAAACTAATTCTTTAGTCCCAAAAGTATATCTCATCAATATTggaaaagataaatgtacataaattcTACATACGTAAtgccttttattttttaaatggaCCGAACCGATTTTAAATAAAACCGAtttcattattaattatattgtttaattactaaattattcttattatattttaattttttttaaagaaactataattattatttatatatatcttATCAAATATTGCATATCTATACTCCTACACCATCGTATAATTGTTGTGTGCGCCCCTCCACAtcaatttctttaaaaaaaaaattctttttcttcttctctttcttcctagtattaaacatttctcattatttatattaatcttATCAAACTGCCGATTTTCTATATTCTTCAAACTTTTTTTTCAGCCATCTCCTACCAATTCAATGCTTTGAGTATTTCTTCATGCttgttaaatttttaaattgtttttcaTTGATACCGCTAATTCTTGTCACTTATCGAGGTATAGTTATCAATTAGTTGTGcaaaatttatattatagtaATTTCTAATATCTAATTCGTATGTTAATTTTTACGAGCATGATTTTTTCCCATAGTGAATGAAGGTGATACAAACGTATCAAATACTATGTATTAAAATAGTGGTAGGTAAGATAAAGATGAAAGATAGAAAACTCATCACCAATTAATAattcttttatatattttttgggtTCTGTAGCTTTAAATCAgaacacttttttttattttgtagctCTCTTACTTACAAATTGTGCAGTAAATATATGTGCCTTTtcaacaatttatatttttaaaaaacaaagagagtatttaatttattcacttCGATTTTTCAACTAATAATTAAATGATACTTCATTCCAAGATAGTTGAttcgttttttctttttcactcgttttgaaaaagatgataataaatacttagtagttaaatttaaaatagaatAGTGTAGAGAAGACTATTATCTAAATTTCTGCATAACAATTGACATATTTATCACATTTATATCTTACCCTTAACGAAATTAACTACAATTACATAGGCTATTATATATAACgtatattatttgttatatttatttataatataatatactccctcagtccctaAAAAGTAGACAAATTTGTAAATGACATAAGTTTAATgtgcaattagtaaagtaagagagatatgaaaaaaagtaagagatagatgGGGAAAAGGTAGTGGAACGAGTATAAGTGGATTGTAGGGTCCACATTCAAAATGATGGGTGTGATTAATATTTGTTGAAACTTTTCCATATTTAGACTTAGTCTAATTTTTTTGAGGGAGGGGAGGGGGTGAGGTGGGCAAGATGGTAagactagtctattttttgggGCCGGAGGTAAcgaattatattttttattttgtatgttttatCTATCCACGTCAAGACCTCTATGTGTAcctaaacataaaaaatatttataagataTAAATCTTCCTTTTACTTATATATTAGCTTTgcttataatattttatatgttttatttatttattttaaaaagcttaattataatagtaaaaaaatagatgaaattattattatttaaatttttatatgtagtataatttatagaTAAATAATATGTATGTGCAACCTAATACatgtttatatattattttaggtACGTGCTGCttgggtttggtgccccttgcacagcggaagtcatgcatacacaaataaatcagatctaccgatctatttgactgattatgtgattaattggtttacatgttaaacaatcaattgcatacaagaacgcacaaaaatcatgcttaaggaattaaaatcataattcatgatattctacggtttaggattaccgatctgattctccaaagagtCGACGATTGCttgagccttctccacgtgatgttcttcgtactcaaccacgaatcttctaatctgtatcccaaactcagaatctgacctttgggtggacaaagcttgtcagaatcaaaAGGGCTTGACTAGACAGAAGACAGAATTCCCACCAGAAGGGAATAAAATTTTTCGTCTCCTCTGAAGAGAGGGAACACAAAattttaagctaaaaaatcattaaattagtcttctatttagtctcctttatatagagttatgatgggccagattatgGATCCAttgaggttggacttgggccaaacctgttggacttttactaattaaatcaatCCTCAATTTAATACAAATCCAAATAGAATATTAtcatcatccactatagtataataatattgactgtccGTCCAATctcaaattacgagtaatccgggcttttcctctttaatttattatttctcgtgtttaagatataaatatccattaattaatttaagtctgccatttgactttaattaattaatatctttttccaagagttgtctagttcaaaatctttatttattattctggaataaattccaaccgaccgggtttctgaataataaaacctttttcgaacacctcttgaggatattatcaaactggactcaccaagcacacgattcattgcaataacaatactagcacctctagacattgatcgtcactacccaagatatcaagattcttggattgcgaaaaatccgcaccatttgataaatcaaattaGAGCATAATCAATATAagatgctcaatgttatgtcaacaatgattaagaaataacaatcaccgagacctcgtctttcagtaaatagcaagaaagacttatctcaactgttagatcctttagtgctataccacaccagtgtcgtttatttcctaaggtaaggaaacatgcggactgacactgcaacctttcacgataggtagccaaagcctatctaggttgtgaaattctatttctcttctacaaaggaccgactgcgtcaccttctgtgaacgtcgttcacgaccagtctactatgtagaagaattagacttgtttgattcttatacatttaaatgtttgagaaacatcttataaatgcacaaacaaacaccaatgcgataaaattacttcttctcgccttgggtcaaaagtggattataaaatatattgtatacaaacaattctatccgtgcaacatgctcgaaatatgcttttcactATACTATTCCTAACACGTGCTACCTAATTATGTATCTGTGTCGGTTCATATTTGTATTTCAATTTATACTTAAACATATGCATTATGAATTATATGTTTAAATATCTCAttcttattatattatattgacataattGTTAAATATACTTGACTTTTAATGTTATCTATATTGTAGTTATATTTTAGTTGTTGCGACCAATAGACACTACTGCTATtcgaaattaatatatttattttattaaaaaatatattaaatttataaatgttTAATTCTGCCCCCTAGAAGAATGAAAACTAGATAGACATACATCATAATGAAATTCaatataaatgataaagtagtaattaataaaacaatcaTTTTCAAAGAAGAAAGAGTATATtcttaaaattaatttactCATATGTTAAGAAGTTTTTTTTAACACATTTAACTGTATTAAAGTCCACCAATAGTTATTCTATGAATTATGCATACATTaaaatgtttcaaaataaactatattaaaattttcactaaatctttgaatttaatcaaaattttaattttgtactgcatttatttaatatttttttattatattactatatcattataaaattcaattaatatcactataatttaacaaaataaagataatataaaaaaaatctcatattgcaattcaaatttataatttaagaaattataCAAACAATGTCTATAACATACTAGTAATTAGAACTTAAAATTtgttagtaatattttaaatttatattatatttcaatccatatatttaatttctatGATGTATGTCAAAGAACAAAACACACGAACAATGTACAATAtcacaattattttttataagtaTTTGAAACTAaagtttaaatatttttataatactagtattaatataataaaGCTGCACACATGGAAGATAGTGGGAGGTGagaaaagaaattgataaataatgttAACTCTAAAAATGTGGAAGAGAGAGACGAAAGGACTGCATTCAATTCTATCAAAATTGTtgaagagagaggagagataCAGGAAAGAAAATTGCTCCAGATTTTTAGCAAAAATAGGAAGAAAGAGTAGAGAGATAATAGCAACAAAACGTTTTCCAAGTAAATTATTCTTAAAGGATAGATAAGTAATactacattaattaatttaaaaataatagtaaaaaattaGGAACCGGTTATAAAGATGAAATACCTCAAATATCCAATTATGTACATATAATTTATATACGTTTATCACTACTCacaatgaatatattatatagtaatatTGATTTCTGTTCATGTTCTTacaaattttatgtaatttgaaAATCATGAAGTTTTTATGTTATGAATTGTAAACGTgtcaacatttatttataaataaataaacatgtaaatattttgaatttaggATATAATGATCTTTACatctaaaaaaatttattagttCCATAAATgtgtatattatataatatcatAAAGTCTAATTTTGAAGCTATGCTTATTCTAAAATTATACATTTAACTGATTCGATACGGACCTTATCACCTTGTTTGTATCTAGTGTACATTGGCCATTCTTTATCAGTTCTCTCtcattatatatatatctcTCTCTATCGCAATCTCCTACAACTCACGCAGCAACTTCTTCCATCTATTTAATTAGTAATTTGGGTCCTCCTTATATCAAAATCCTGGCTTAGCCTTTGCTTTTCGAGGATTACTGAAAAAAAAGATCCAATCTACCGTATGTATCAAGTTGGTGTTTAGAGTGTGTATTGTGAGCCAATATTTATTGCATGTGGAGAGAGGCCTGACCATGCATATTAGAGAAGCTTATAGGTAATAGTGTGCacaacattttaaaaaatacacttTGATTTTTTCCTTTCCATTTCTTCTCTTCTCAGTGTAACTTACCCGAATATCACAGTCTGAATCTTTGGCTTAATAACTTTATGGTCGGCTTTTCCtgaatttttttcctttctaaATGGTTTGGTTTTCCAATTTATGATCGGTTTTTGCTCACCACTATAAAAATATGGCAGCTTAATAACTTTTTTGCTTATAATAAACCAAACAGTGATATGCCCTTAAATCAGGAAAGGAAGGAAATGACTTTTAATCACATCCAACACCTTGTAGAAGCACTAATATGTTTGTCGCAACCAAAGAGTGTTTCATGACAAGTATATTTACAAAGTCACTGATGCGAGCTCAATTAAAGATCATCTAAAAAATGATTGATAACTAGATAAAAGGATCTTAGATCAAATAAAGATACCGAACAAATTATAGATGGATATGGTCTGTTGGCTGTGTTTGTGTGCTGTGGTTATTAACCAGTATGACATTGTGAGGTTCTAGGACATCTAACAGTAAAGTTGAAACTCTCTCTCGTTTAAACAATATGTATTTGTGATGTTCATGAAGACAATGGAGGTGATATTTATGTGGCATTTAATGCACATGACTACTTTGTTGAAGCTTGTTTCCAGTAATCTTACTTTTCCTTCCTGATGGAATGAGACTTCCTCCATTATCTCCAATATTTATGAGTAGTATTCCATTTTATCATCTGTTTAAACTAGCCTCTAATCATATGACAATGAATGGCACTTGCACGTAGGTGGATACTATTGTTCTTGAAGCGAAGCCATAGATGGATGTTGCTGCTCGCTGCATTTTTAGGTCTAAAGAGGAGTTGGATTTTTTCAAGGAATAAATCTCGAGGAACCCTGATTAGGTGAAATTATTTTGAAGTTGGAACACACATTAAAGATTACACAGTCATTGTCAAACAGATTCTTGATTCAGCCAAAAATTCAGTACTACTCTTAGCCATGTGATGAAACattttatgattaaattttatCTTCAATAGAACTTGGGTGTTTGGTTGCTCCCGATATTGTCGGAGATTGATTTAGTCGGGGATTACCCGAGATTAGTATTGTCATAGGGGAGTCCATGACTCATAAGCCAAAATTAATTCTATGGCATTGTCCCGAATACTATATcggataatatttataaaacatgATCTTATCTAATTCATCAAATCGAATACCATCAAATGATATATTATATCTATGTAACATAGTACCATTTGAGGTCTTTTgcttatttttttgaaaaggcATAACTTTTTTGAAATTGTGAATAAATACATGAACTTAAATAAATGAGGTCACTTGTGTTGTTTTACTTATGCAATATATAAAACAGATTTATTTCCtatttcctccgtcccacaagaatatgcactctttccttgttagtccgtcctacaagaatatgcactttctaattttggaaactcttttctatCTAACGAGGTGAGACCTATTCtttactaacaatactttatttattttttctctctacatctttcttactttaccaattttacattaaactcgtgccgaatctaaagtgcatattctttggggacggagggagtattaaacagACAAACTTTGagtgtatttttcattttgtgtACATATTTTGACAGCTATGAATAAATATACGAACTTAATTATAGATGAAAACAAAGTTGAATAGTGGCCTAAAACAACCAtgagggcatccacaatgggcgcgccctatggcgcgccacgtcatcagttttatcctcctaccccccacctgcagtggggcgccctatggcgcgccctatgcatttttttcaaatatttcaaatatgataaataaattgaatta
This sequence is a window from Salvia splendens isolate huo1 chromosome 14, SspV2, whole genome shotgun sequence. Protein-coding genes within it:
- the LOC121763431 gene encoding uncharacterized protein LOC121763431, whose product is MADPNFSTGEPSSVKSPNFSIGETTSDLDLFGKRKRGNDIKEIDSGMAKEAKKTKEVLEFTDFFGLLSIYKKKMIFEKEDFDPMVDYVASDDDEEDINDMKEHPYDREAVLKYISQVRNSGGFDVDVHIPGWLHAGLVNFFPNMMSYPNQRDFIYKLAQVAIDEIKKSKSFELVEVVKAVSSNPCYGLVYLTLAVKKDGGEGEEAATIQAIVNCHWDSPLELKEWRVKPEVEA